In Trichocoleus desertorum NBK24, the following are encoded in one genomic region:
- the hemC gene encoding hydroxymethylbilane synthase, which produces MSSAVSSPARTIRIGSRKSQLALVQTYWVQEQLQKAFPDRTFEVHTMSTQGDKILDVALAKIGDKGLFTKELELGMINNEIDFAVHSLKDLPTRLPEGLILGCVTERENPADALVVHEKHKDKQLDTLPAGAVIGTSSLRRLAQLRHHYPHLSFKDVRGNLNTRLAKLDAGEYDALILAVAGLHRLGMGDRIHQAIPSEVSLHAVGQGALGIECREGDTEVLNVIKALEHTPTAQRCYAERAFLRELEGGCQVPIGVNTEIDGDALTLTGLVASLDGQTIIKESITGPATEADRLGIELANQAKQQGAQEILNQITAEMRN; this is translated from the coding sequence ATGTCCTCCGCTGTCTCCAGTCCTGCTCGCACAATCCGCATCGGTTCGCGTAAAAGTCAATTGGCTTTAGTTCAGACCTATTGGGTTCAGGAACAGTTACAAAAAGCCTTCCCGGATCGGACATTTGAAGTGCACACCATGAGCACCCAAGGCGACAAAATCCTCGATGTCGCGCTCGCCAAAATTGGTGATAAAGGACTGTTCACCAAAGAACTAGAGCTAGGCATGATCAACAACGAAATTGATTTTGCCGTCCACTCCCTCAAAGATTTACCGACCCGCTTGCCCGAAGGTCTCATCCTAGGCTGCGTCACCGAGCGCGAAAACCCCGCCGATGCCCTGGTCGTTCACGAAAAGCACAAAGACAAGCAACTCGACACCCTGCCCGCTGGAGCAGTCATCGGCACTTCCTCTCTACGCCGACTGGCTCAACTGCGTCACCATTACCCCCACCTCAGTTTCAAAGACGTGCGGGGCAACCTCAACACCCGTTTAGCCAAACTCGATGCGGGTGAGTATGACGCTTTGATTTTGGCAGTCGCAGGTCTGCACCGCTTAGGCATGGGCGATCGCATTCACCAAGCCATTCCTTCTGAGGTTTCTCTCCACGCGGTAGGTCAAGGGGCGCTGGGGATTGAGTGCCGCGAAGGCGATACAGAAGTTTTGAACGTGATCAAAGCTCTAGAGCACACTCCCACCGCGCAACGCTGCTATGCCGAACGCGCCTTTCTCCGGGAACTCGAAGGCGGTTGCCAAGTACCCATTGGTGTGAATACCGAGATTGATGGTGATGCCCTCACCCTAACGGGACTGGTTGCCAGCTTGGACGGCCAAACCATCATTAAAGAGAGTATTACAGGCCCTGCCACTGAAGCCGATCGCTTAGGTATAGAGCTAGCTAACCAGGCCAAGCAGCAAGGGGCTCAAGAGATCCTGAACCAGATTACTGCTGAAATGCGTAACTAA
- a CDS encoding response regulator: MANQKILVIDDGKTIRMQVRDMLPQGSFEFLEAKDGVEGLDLIREVRPNIVLLDFFMPRMNGWEVLEQMQAQPELQSIPLVLMSGRKEEVVEKVPDLFDRFEFIEKPFGQKALIGALRAAIAKSRTPKPAAIAAKPAPTAINTPNSAIPVLNAKLDQMQTDIDSLKKQLAQITGFIKQKLK, translated from the coding sequence ATGGCAAATCAAAAAATTTTAGTCATTGATGATGGAAAAACCATTCGTATGCAAGTGCGCGACATGTTGCCACAAGGCAGCTTTGAATTTTTAGAAGCCAAAGATGGAGTTGAGGGTCTAGATTTAATCCGTGAAGTTCGTCCCAACATCGTATTACTAGATTTTTTCATGCCTCGCATGAACGGTTGGGAAGTTCTAGAGCAGATGCAAGCTCAACCGGAACTGCAAAGTATTCCGCTCGTATTGATGTCTGGGCGCAAAGAAGAAGTGGTCGAGAAGGTTCCAGACTTATTCGATCGCTTTGAATTCATCGAGAAACCCTTCGGGCAAAAAGCCTTAATTGGAGCCTTACGCGCCGCGATCGCCAAATCCAGAACCCCAAAACCCGCCGCGATCGCAGCCAAACCTGCCCCCACCGCTATAAACACCCCCAACTCAGCCATCCCAGTCCTCAACGCCAAGCTTGACCAGATGCAAACAGACATCGACAGCTTGAAAAAACAACTCGCCCAAATCACCGGATTCATCAAGCAAAAGTTGAAATAG
- a CDS encoding orange carotenoid protein N-terminal domain-containing protein, whose protein sequence is MTFTKDETIRSNVEAFQSLDVDQQLALFYFIYKEMGGAITPAAPGASTVSPEIAEGLFNQVKDMSHEQQLQLQRDLITHKNGLLAREYGSIGDTTKLLFWYRLAQGMDAGTISPLPPNYQLAPEAQNLLEQIKGLEFQQQITLFRDLVSPMGVDSATAEHDSETGL, encoded by the coding sequence ATGACATTTACAAAAGACGAAACGATTAGAAGTAATGTAGAAGCCTTTCAAAGCCTAGATGTGGATCAGCAATTGGCGCTGTTCTACTTCATTTACAAAGAGATGGGTGGAGCCATTACGCCTGCTGCTCCTGGCGCTAGCACTGTTTCTCCCGAGATCGCTGAAGGTCTGTTCAACCAAGTCAAGGACATGTCCCACGAACAGCAGCTCCAACTGCAACGTGATTTGATCACACACAAAAACGGTTTGCTGGCTCGTGAATATGGCTCCATAGGCGACACCACCAAGTTGTTGTTCTGGTATCGCTTGGCTCAGGGTATGGACGCTGGCACTATCAGCCCATTGCCTCCCAACTATCAACTCGCGCCTGAAGCTCAAAATCTGCTAGAGCAGATCAAAGGGCTAGAGTTCCAGCAGCAAATCACCCTCTTCCGTGACCTAGTTTCCCCAATGGGCGTTGACTCTGCAACCGCTGAGCACGACAGCGAAACAGGTTTGTAA
- a CDS encoding SDR family NAD(P)-dependent oxidoreductase: MSGRLTGKVAIITGAGTGIGEAIAHKFCKEGAKVVLNGLPSDPLQDVMNAIAQQGGQAVVYAGDVAEESQAQACVQAAIDAYGQLDILVNNAGVFVVTAETQDYPVEDFDRTIRMNLRSVFLMTKYALPYLQQTRGNIVSAGSEAGFNGLAQNTTYGGTKGWVHSFTKGVAVEQAQYGVRANCVCPGPIDTAWTHKETGPMDAEMEEMLIQATPMARRGTPEEMANVYAFLASDEASYVTGALWLADGGVTVAKGSVGQKVPEALRAEPQGQLHHLSHAKDGLRNKETRSVK, from the coding sequence GTGAGTGGACGTTTAACAGGCAAGGTCGCCATTATCACTGGAGCAGGCACAGGAATTGGCGAAGCGATCGCCCACAAGTTTTGCAAAGAAGGGGCCAAAGTCGTCCTGAACGGTTTGCCTAGCGATCCACTCCAAGATGTCATGAATGCGATCGCTCAACAAGGTGGTCAAGCTGTGGTTTACGCCGGAGATGTGGCAGAAGAATCTCAGGCCCAAGCTTGTGTCCAAGCCGCGATCGATGCTTATGGTCAACTAGACATCCTGGTAAATAATGCGGGTGTGTTTGTCGTCACGGCTGAGACGCAGGATTACCCAGTCGAAGACTTCGATCGCACCATACGCATGAATCTTCGCTCCGTCTTCTTGATGACCAAATATGCCTTACCCTACCTCCAGCAAACTCGCGGCAATATCGTCTCTGCTGGCTCAGAAGCTGGGTTCAACGGTCTGGCCCAAAACACTACCTATGGCGGCACCAAAGGCTGGGTGCACTCCTTCACGAAAGGGGTAGCGGTTGAGCAAGCTCAGTACGGGGTTCGAGCCAATTGTGTTTGTCCTGGTCCAATCGATACCGCCTGGACACACAAGGAAACAGGCCCGATGGATGCCGAGATGGAAGAAATGCTGATTCAAGCAACGCCAATGGCTCGCCGTGGCACGCCAGAAGAAATGGCTAACGTCTACGCTTTTCTCGCTTCTGATGAAGCTAGTTATGTCACAGGTGCTCTATGGCTCGCCGATGGTGGGGTGACAGTTGCCAAAGGATCGGTAGGTCAGAAAGTGCCGGAAGCACTGCGAGCAGAGCCTCAAGGCCAATTGCATCACCTTTCCCATGCCAAAGACGGTTTAAGGAATAAAGAGACTCGCTCTGTGAAGTAA
- a CDS encoding SDR family NAD(P)-dependent oxidoreductase: MQLAEKVALVTGAGSGIGKAAAQLLAKEGAKIAALGRSDNDIQQTLEEIQKSGGEAIPVLADISQPEAMQQAIQAIADKWGRLDIVFANAGINGVWTALEELEPDEWDKTLNINLKGTFLTVKYAIPLLKKQGGSVIITASVNGTRMFSNTGATAYACSKAGQVAFTKMAALELAEHRIRVNVICPGAITTNIDENTERRDLEDIQEPVEFPEGKIPLTDGKPGTSEQVAQLVLFLASDNSSHITGTEVWIDGAQSLLQG, from the coding sequence ATGCAACTGGCAGAGAAAGTGGCATTAGTCACAGGAGCAGGATCGGGGATTGGTAAAGCCGCAGCCCAGCTCCTAGCAAAAGAAGGAGCCAAAATAGCTGCCTTGGGTCGCAGTGACAATGATATTCAACAGACCTTAGAAGAAATTCAAAAATCCGGGGGAGAAGCCATCCCAGTGCTAGCGGATATCTCCCAGCCTGAGGCAATGCAGCAAGCAATTCAGGCGATCGCCGACAAATGGGGCAGGCTAGATATCGTCTTTGCCAACGCAGGCATCAACGGTGTCTGGACTGCCTTAGAAGAACTAGAACCCGACGAATGGGACAAAACCCTCAACATTAACCTCAAAGGCACCTTTCTCACCGTCAAATACGCCATCCCCCTGCTGAAAAAACAAGGCGGTTCCGTGATCATCACTGCCTCCGTCAATGGCACCCGTATGTTCAGTAACACCGGAGCCACCGCCTACGCCTGCTCCAAAGCAGGTCAAGTCGCCTTCACCAAAATGGCCGCCCTCGAACTCGCCGAGCATCGCATTCGCGTCAACGTCATCTGCCCCGGAGCCATTACCACCAACATCGACGAAAACACCGAACGCCGCGATCTAGAAGACATCCAAGAACCCGTCGAATTCCCTGAAGGCAAAATCCCCCTCACCGACGGTAAACCAGGCACATCCGAACAAGTCGCCCAGTTGGTCCTCTTCCTCGCCTCCGACAACTCCAGCCACATCACAGGCACCGAAGTCTGGATCGATGGCGCTCAATCGCTGTTGCAAGGTTAG
- a CDS encoding glycoside hydrolase family 31 protein: MPQVFGKLPTTTQPWSTIGAVQSIHKDDRTLYLDCGGPKLAIAILAPNLIRVRLAPTGTFQPRRSWAVAKDDHAWPAASFDLEETPNTLEIKTEQIRLSIQRDTAQITCFDPQNRPFAQDVAPGMAWRTGAIAAWKQIAADEHFYGFGERTGFLDKLSEVKTNWTTDALDYDSLSDEMYQAIPVFMALRPEVGYGIFFNTTYWSQFDIGADQPGVWRMETRGPELDYYIIYGPTPAQIIHTYTELTGRMSLPPQWAMGYHQCRWSYESEDVVQKIAHEFRQRRIPCDVIHLDIDYMNGYRVFTWSPKRFPHPDKLLRNLAEDGFKTVTIVDPGVKYEPEADYAVFDQGLEKDYFVRKADGQLVHGYVWPSKAVFPDFLRPEVRSWWADWHKNLTEVGVAGIWNDMNEPALDDRPFGDNGNKIWFPLDAPQGPKDEQATHAETHNLYGLNMAQASAEALEKLRPTERSFVLTRSGYAGVQRWSSVWMGDNQSLWEHLEMSLPMLCNMGLSGVPFVGCDIGGFAGNATAELFARWMQVGMLYPLMRGHSSMGTAQHEPWVFGDRVEAICREYIELRYRLLPYLYSLFWSAATTGEPILRPLLYQYPNDPKTYSLYDQVLLGPSLMAAPVYRPGVECRAVYLPAGTWYDWWSGERFEGPTYILADAPLEQMPLYVAAGSIIPMAPVMQYVNERSLDELRLRVWPGTGEWTHYEDDGHTFEYRNGAWATTHYRVFPEGQQTVVEIAARQGNWTPSEREVIVELVGVGEQRFQDDGSDRRLTF, from the coding sequence ATGCCACAAGTATTTGGAAAACTCCCCACCACCACCCAACCTTGGTCCACCATCGGCGCAGTTCAATCCATCCACAAAGACGATCGCACCCTTTATCTCGATTGTGGTGGCCCCAAACTCGCGATCGCCATCTTGGCCCCCAACCTGATTCGCGTCCGCCTCGCCCCCACAGGCACCTTTCAACCCCGCCGTTCCTGGGCCGTCGCCAAAGACGACCACGCGTGGCCCGCCGCCTCCTTTGACCTCGAAGAAACCCCCAACACCCTCGAAATCAAAACCGAGCAGATCCGCCTCTCCATCCAGCGAGACACCGCCCAAATCACCTGCTTTGATCCTCAAAATCGTCCCTTCGCCCAAGATGTAGCTCCTGGAATGGCTTGGCGGACAGGCGCGATCGCCGCTTGGAAACAGATTGCAGCCGACGAACACTTCTACGGCTTTGGTGAGCGCACCGGATTCCTCGACAAACTCTCCGAAGTCAAAACCAACTGGACCACCGACGCCCTCGACTACGACTCTCTCAGCGACGAGATGTACCAAGCCATTCCCGTCTTTATGGCACTGCGACCAGAAGTAGGCTATGGCATTTTCTTCAACACTACCTATTGGAGCCAGTTTGACATTGGCGCAGATCAACCCGGCGTGTGGCGGATGGAAACTCGTGGCCCCGAACTCGACTACTACATCATCTACGGCCCCACCCCAGCGCAAATTATCCACACCTACACCGAGCTGACGGGACGCATGTCTCTGCCACCACAGTGGGCAATGGGCTATCACCAATGCCGCTGGAGCTACGAATCTGAAGATGTGGTGCAAAAAATTGCCCATGAGTTTCGTCAGCGCCGCATTCCCTGCGATGTGATTCACCTCGACATCGACTACATGAATGGCTATCGCGTCTTCACTTGGAGTCCCAAACGCTTTCCCCATCCCGATAAACTACTGCGTAACTTGGCTGAAGATGGCTTTAAGACTGTAACGATTGTTGATCCGGGGGTGAAGTACGAGCCAGAAGCCGACTATGCCGTATTCGACCAGGGATTAGAAAAAGACTACTTTGTGCGAAAAGCCGATGGACAGCTAGTTCACGGTTATGTCTGGCCTAGCAAAGCGGTCTTTCCAGACTTTCTGCGACCAGAAGTTCGCAGTTGGTGGGCTGATTGGCATAAAAACCTCACGGAAGTAGGGGTTGCAGGTATCTGGAACGATATGAACGAGCCTGCCCTCGACGATCGCCCCTTTGGCGACAACGGCAACAAAATCTGGTTTCCCCTCGATGCGCCGCAAGGCCCGAAGGATGAGCAGGCCACCCATGCAGAAACCCACAACCTCTATGGCTTGAACATGGCTCAAGCTTCGGCTGAAGCGCTAGAGAAACTCCGTCCTACAGAACGCTCCTTTGTCCTGACGCGATCGGGCTATGCAGGAGTACAGCGTTGGTCCTCTGTGTGGATGGGAGATAACCAATCGCTGTGGGAGCATTTGGAAATGTCCCTACCCATGCTCTGCAATATGGGGCTGTCCGGGGTACCGTTTGTGGGGTGTGATATTGGGGGATTTGCGGGCAATGCCACGGCAGAGTTATTTGCGCGCTGGATGCAAGTGGGAATGCTGTACCCCTTAATGCGCGGGCATTCCTCAATGGGGACAGCACAACATGAGCCTTGGGTGTTTGGCGATCGCGTTGAAGCGATTTGTCGTGAGTACATCGAACTGCGCTATCGCTTGCTACCTTACCTCTACAGCCTGTTCTGGTCAGCCGCCACGACAGGAGAACCGATTCTGCGTCCCTTGCTCTACCAATATCCCAACGACCCCAAAACCTACAGTCTGTACGACCAAGTGTTGCTCGGCCCCTCCTTAATGGCAGCGCCAGTTTACCGTCCTGGTGTGGAGTGTCGAGCTGTTTATTTACCCGCCGGGACTTGGTACGACTGGTGGAGCGGAGAGCGGTTTGAAGGGCCGACGTATATTTTGGCCGATGCTCCTTTAGAACAGATGCCACTCTATGTCGCCGCTGGTAGCATCATCCCGATGGCTCCCGTAATGCAGTATGTAAATGAGCGATCGCTAGACGAACTTAGACTAAGAGTTTGGCCTGGAACTGGCGAGTGGACTCATTACGAAGATGACGGCCATACCTTTGAGTACAGAAATGGTGCTTGGGCTACGACTCACTATCGCGTCTTTCCAGAAGGTCAACAAACCGTGGTGGAGATTGCTGCCCGACAAGGTAACTGGACACCCAGCGAGCGCGAGGTGATTGTAGAACTGGTTGGCGTCGGTGAACAGCGCTTTCAGGATGACGGCAGCGATCGCCGTTTAACCTTCTAG
- a CDS encoding DUF4385 domain-containing protein, translated as MSFDYSLDFKTIDFRQQPELYRVGKGEQGVLMVEPYKSEILPHWRFKTPAIAKQSSETIYQMFLDYLRQGDFVGADMARKFLQMGYTRSRRYANHKSGKKYQTNPQKAGSEADEKAARKEILPYEVDPVKAESAAIFKEKWVQAKTNPNYLQLLAEHRQKYEAKPL; from the coding sequence ATGTCATTTGATTATTCTTTGGACTTCAAAACCATTGATTTTCGTCAGCAGCCGGAGCTGTACCGTGTCGGCAAGGGAGAACAGGGCGTGCTGATGGTAGAGCCGTACAAGTCAGAAATTCTGCCTCACTGGCGTTTCAAAACTCCTGCGATCGCTAAACAGTCTAGCGAAACGATTTACCAAATGTTTTTGGACTATTTGCGACAAGGAGATTTTGTTGGGGCAGATATGGCTCGTAAGTTTCTGCAAATGGGATATACGCGATCGCGCCGCTACGCAAATCATAAAAGTGGTAAGAAGTATCAGACCAATCCCCAAAAGGCGGGTTCTGAAGCAGATGAAAAGGCGGCCCGAAAGGAGATTTTGCCTTACGAAGTAGACCCGGTGAAGGCAGAATCGGCAGCAATTTTTAAGGAGAAATGGGTTCAGGCCAAAACTAATCCAAACTATCTGCAACTCTTAGCCGAGCATCGCCAAAAGTATGAAGCAAAGCCTCTGTGA
- a CDS encoding VOC family protein — protein MQSSSPVCNPTLTPGILRRMHHIALNVQNLQASRQFYGTLLGLRELTGDAIPRTLRSLVEAGKVATFVMPDGTVLDLFWEPDLTPPDPDPSQGFTRANHLAFDIEPQLFDQAVTVLHQNQIAIAEGPVTRPTGRGIYFYDPDGFLLEIRCDPETSA, from the coding sequence ATGCAATCGAGTTCTCCAGTCTGCAATCCCACTTTGACTCCTGGCATCTTGCGTCGTATGCATCACATTGCGTTGAATGTGCAAAATCTCCAAGCCTCACGACAGTTCTACGGAACCTTGCTGGGATTGCGGGAGCTAACCGGAGATGCAATTCCACGTACCTTGCGATCGCTCGTGGAAGCAGGGAAAGTTGCCACCTTCGTCATGCCTGATGGCACTGTACTCGATCTATTTTGGGAACCTGATTTAACACCACCTGATCCAGACCCCAGTCAAGGCTTTACCCGCGCCAATCACTTAGCCTTTGATATCGAGCCGCAATTATTTGATCAAGCCGTAACAGTGCTGCACCAAAATCAAATCGCGATCGCGGAAGGCCCAGTTACTCGCCCCACCGGACGCGGTATCTACTTTTATGACCCAGATGGCTTCTTGCTAGAGATTCGCTGCGACCCAGAAACAAGCGCTTAA
- a CDS encoding manganese catalase family protein, whose protein sequence is MFFHKKEPIHTVQVSEPNPRFAQLMLEQFGGATGELSAALQYWVQSFHVENAGIRDMLQDIAIEEFSHLEMVGKLIEVHTKDVDQTEAYKSTLFAVRGKGPHFLDSQGNNWTASYLNEGGDVVRDLRANIAAEAGARQTYEELIKLCTDEGTKKTLVHLLTREISHTQMFMKALDSMGKLTDPMFGNIQPDETVALYFNLSTDGDKPDERGPWNSEPTFQYVADPLNSK, encoded by the coding sequence ATGTTTTTTCATAAAAAAGAACCCATCCATACTGTTCAAGTTAGTGAGCCTAATCCTCGTTTTGCTCAGTTGATGCTAGAGCAGTTTGGGGGAGCCACCGGAGAGCTTTCAGCCGCCTTGCAGTACTGGGTGCAGTCTTTTCATGTGGAGAATGCAGGAATTCGAGACATGCTGCAAGACATTGCGATCGAGGAATTTAGCCACCTAGAAATGGTAGGCAAGCTAATTGAAGTTCATACGAAAGATGTGGACCAAACAGAAGCTTACAAGAGCACACTCTTTGCAGTGCGTGGTAAGGGACCTCATTTTCTAGACAGCCAAGGAAATAACTGGACTGCCAGCTACTTGAACGAAGGCGGAGATGTGGTGCGCGACTTGAGAGCCAATATTGCCGCAGAAGCGGGTGCTCGTCAAACCTACGAAGAGTTGATCAAGTTATGTACTGATGAAGGAACCAAGAAAACCCTCGTTCATCTGTTGACGCGCGAGATTTCACACACTCAGATGTTTATGAAAGCGCTAGATTCGATGGGCAAACTCACTGACCCGATGTTCGGTAACATCCAACCCGATGAGACGGTAGCGCTCTACTTCAATTTATCGACGGATGGGGACAAGCCAGACGAACGGGGTCCCTGGAACTCCGAACCCACCTTCCAGTATGTGGCTGATCCACTAAATTCTAAATAA
- the tnpC gene encoding IS66 family transposase: MKELPPLAGLSHAEKDALIQGLWQELQTLRSEVEKLKQKRVKKTSRNSSLPPSQGFKPNQRRAQSPALNGEETGSHRNGGRELSQQPDQVVVAQAKSCPHCGVEVELSTQRLSGTYERIELPPMTPHITRVERYGGTCQCCQQAYEAPVPVGLEPGSPFGTSVVSLVTYLRYSHAISYQRLSQLMSELYGLSLSEGAIANLLQRVRSQLENPVAKIVERLRSARLVGSDETGARVKGTNQWEWVFQNDQVCLHVIRPSRGKTVIDTVMAGHQPQVWVSDLFSAQAAHPAHDWQVCLAHQLRDCQYAMDAGDELFAPRMKWLLLKAIALQRRRHTLAASTVQQYCSRFRGLLREILNLQPKSLEGQRLLKRYQKIRAHLLLFLTDETIPSTNNASEQALRWSVVFRKVTNGFRSDWGAELFAQVRSLVNTAKRQGIAAFDAISRALTSQQTDWLLG, from the coding sequence ATGAAGGAACTGCCCCCTCTCGCTGGACTGAGTCACGCAGAAAAGGATGCCCTGATTCAAGGGCTGTGGCAGGAGTTGCAAACGTTGCGCTCAGAGGTCGAAAAGCTGAAGCAAAAACGGGTCAAGAAAACCTCCCGTAATTCAAGTTTGCCTCCTTCTCAGGGCTTCAAGCCAAATCAGAGGAGGGCTCAGTCCCCTGCCCTCAATGGTGAGGAAACGGGAAGTCACCGTAACGGTGGGCGAGAATTGAGCCAACAACCGGATCAAGTCGTCGTTGCCCAAGCCAAGAGTTGTCCCCACTGTGGGGTCGAAGTGGAGCTATCAACACAACGCTTGAGCGGGACTTACGAACGCATTGAATTGCCGCCGATGACTCCTCACATCACCCGGGTTGAACGTTACGGTGGGACTTGCCAGTGTTGTCAGCAGGCGTATGAAGCGCCTGTTCCAGTCGGTTTGGAGCCAGGGTCTCCCTTTGGCACCAGTGTCGTGAGTTTAGTGACCTATCTCCGTTACAGCCATGCCATCAGCTATCAACGGCTGAGCCAGCTGATGAGTGAGCTTTACGGTCTCAGCCTGTCCGAAGGAGCGATTGCCAATCTCCTGCAACGGGTGCGCTCTCAGCTAGAAAACCCGGTGGCCAAGATTGTCGAACGTTTACGCAGTGCTCGTCTCGTCGGCAGTGATGAGACGGGGGCACGAGTGAAGGGGACCAACCAGTGGGAATGGGTGTTTCAGAACGACCAGGTGTGTTTGCACGTGATTCGTCCCAGTCGTGGCAAAACGGTCATTGATACCGTGATGGCGGGGCATCAACCACAGGTTTGGGTGTCTGATTTATTCAGTGCCCAGGCCGCCCATCCGGCGCACGACTGGCAAGTGTGTCTAGCCCATCAACTGCGCGATTGTCAGTATGCCATGGATGCGGGTGATGAGTTGTTTGCGCCCCGGATGAAATGGCTGCTCCTCAAAGCCATTGCCCTGCAACGGCGACGACACACCCTGGCTGCCTCAACCGTTCAGCAGTATTGCTCTCGATTTCGCGGCTTACTGCGGGAGATCTTGAATCTGCAACCCAAATCGCTCGAGGGACAGCGGTTGCTCAAACGCTATCAGAAGATTCGGGCTCATCTGTTGCTGTTTTTGACGGATGAGACAATTCCGTCAACCAATAATGCCAGTGAGCAGGCGTTGCGCTGGAGCGTCGTCTTTCGCAAGGTGACGAACGGATTCCGCTCGGACTGGGGAGCGGAGCTATTCGCTCAGGTGCGATCGCTTGTCAACACTGCGAAGCGTCAGGGCATTGCTGCCTTTGATGCCATTTCCCGTGCCCTTACCTCACAGCAGACAGATTGGCTACTGGGTTGA
- a CDS encoding thioesterase family protein, whose protein sequence is MSADELQITTWFQEMRGTRATRPYEMRRQGEADLLVTAEALWVWVERTTMRPRPIPEALVQGFQAQIAIA, encoded by the coding sequence TTGAGTGCAGATGAGCTGCAAATTACCACTTGGTTCCAAGAAATGCGCGGCACCAGAGCAACCCGCCCTTATGAGATGCGTCGTCAGGGAGAAGCTGATTTACTGGTGACCGCTGAAGCCCTATGGGTTTGGGTAGAACGTACCACGATGCGACCGCGTCCGATTCCAGAGGCTTTGGTACAGGGGTTTCAAGCCCAAATTGCGATCGCCTAA
- a CDS encoding DUF4230 domain-containing protein: MSDTPSQPPQTYKGGLLYHLVWMSTGAIALTALIMGLGVWRSGQEFWSDFQALWRPVEAAPQVDVRSVTLRQIQGVSELSTTVFAMEAIVPTRQDRELAGFVVGTTKLLYIAYGEVKAGVDLEQLQPQDVVVKGEMIQIRLPPPRILDAKIDVTRSQVYDYDRGLLGLGPDVAPDLQTLAERQALEKIVATACQEGVLQKANERAQQVVSQLLSTTGYPQVVITTQPPLPETCPAT; the protein is encoded by the coding sequence ATGAGCGACACGCCTTCTCAACCACCACAAACTTACAAAGGTGGACTTCTATATCACCTAGTTTGGATGTCAACAGGCGCGATCGCTCTCACAGCTCTAATCATGGGATTGGGAGTTTGGCGCTCTGGTCAAGAATTTTGGTCAGATTTTCAAGCTCTCTGGCGGCCTGTAGAAGCTGCCCCTCAAGTAGACGTGAGATCGGTAACATTGAGACAAATCCAGGGGGTTAGTGAGCTGAGTACTACGGTTTTCGCGATGGAGGCGATCGTCCCTACCCGTCAAGACCGTGAGTTGGCAGGGTTTGTGGTTGGCACTACTAAGTTGCTGTACATTGCTTATGGTGAAGTGAAAGCAGGCGTTGATTTAGAGCAATTACAACCCCAAGATGTGGTCGTAAAGGGTGAGATGATCCAAATTCGTCTGCCACCCCCACGGATACTAGATGCCAAGATTGACGTGACGCGATCGCAAGTGTACGACTACGATCGCGGTCTTTTAGGATTAGGGCCAGATGTTGCGCCTGACTTGCAAACCTTAGCCGAGCGACAAGCCCTAGAAAAGATTGTGGCGACAGCTTGCCAAGAAGGAGTCCTACAAAAAGCGAATGAGCGGGCACAGCAAGTCGTCAGTCAACTTCTGAGCACTACTGGATATCCACAAGTTGTGATTACGACTCAGCCCCCTTTACCAGAAACTTGCCCTGCAACCTAA
- a CDS encoding response regulator — MDLKCFLETDQPSWVEQPLVLAVDDDEDNLLLITQVLSLSNYSFITATNGLMALSMAEERLPDLILLDVMLPDLDGAELVRCLRRNPQTVKIPVIAVTAMARTEDRDRLLAAGCNAYISKPYMVDDLEELIRHHLDSPPPPAF; from the coding sequence ATGGATTTGAAATGTTTCCTGGAAACTGATCAGCCAAGTTGGGTCGAGCAACCTTTGGTTTTGGCTGTGGATGACGATGAGGACAATTTATTACTGATTACCCAAGTACTGAGCTTGTCCAACTATTCGTTCATTACTGCAACGAATGGCTTGATGGCTTTAAGTATGGCTGAAGAGCGGTTGCCAGACTTAATTCTGCTAGATGTGATGTTACCTGATCTCGATGGCGCAGAACTCGTGCGGTGCTTAAGACGGAACCCGCAAACTGTGAAGATTCCTGTTATTGCAGTCACGGCAATGGCGAGAACGGAAGATCGCGATCGCCTTTTAGCAGCAGGGTGCAATGCCTACATCAGCAAACCTTACATGGTCGATGACCTAGAAGAGCTTATTCGTCACCATCTTGATTCTCCTCCGCCCCCTGCTTTTTAA